From Aerosticca soli, a single genomic window includes:
- a CDS encoding energy transducer TonB, whose amino-acid sequence MAIALHAFAFLMLVAPMAPPKSEAKKQERVVQINFIEPPPPPPPPPPPPPEPPKQPPPKIIQQVKPPPTPPPPAPPPAVEEASTNPQPAPPPAPPAPPAPPSEIAASQDLTYNSRITPKYPPQAIRQRHEGTVVLLILVGVDGTPKDIKVEQSSGYRELDRAAVEAAQRWRFNPTVRNGQKVEGYARVPVNFNLNQL is encoded by the coding sequence GTGGCCATCGCACTCCACGCGTTCGCATTCCTGATGCTGGTCGCGCCGATGGCACCGCCGAAATCGGAGGCCAAGAAGCAGGAGCGCGTGGTGCAGATCAATTTCATCGAGCCGCCGCCACCACCGCCACCGCCACCGCCGCCGCCGCCCGAACCGCCCAAGCAGCCGCCGCCGAAGATCATCCAGCAGGTGAAGCCGCCGCCGACGCCGCCACCGCCGGCACCGCCGCCGGCCGTCGAAGAGGCTTCCACCAACCCCCAGCCGGCCCCTCCGCCGGCGCCGCCGGCACCCCCGGCTCCGCCCTCGGAGATAGCCGCCAGCCAGGATCTCACTTACAACAGCCGCATCACGCCCAAGTATCCGCCGCAGGCGATCCGCCAGCGGCATGAGGGCACCGTGGTGTTGTTGATCCTGGTGGGTGTCGATGGCACGCCGAAGGACATCAAGGTGGAACAGTCCAGCGGTTACCGCGAACTCGACCGCGCCGCCGTCGAGGCCGCGCAACGCTGGCGCTTCAATCCGACCGTGCGCAACGGTCAAAAAGTGGAGGGGTACGCCCGCGTGCCCGTCAATTTCAATCTCAACCAGCTGTAA
- a CDS encoding MotA/TolQ/ExbB proton channel family protein: MFLQDTSAPAAGGTTNAEAMKQMGFDHLIHNFDALGWIVFVTLVIMSFSSWYFIIANAIRNAMVRRRADKVIQGFWSASSTQEAIRELEAQPKGEPFSKIALDAASAAAHHQQASQGGGRLAESLSRSEFIDRALRQAVARESLRLEGGLTLLATVGSSAPFIGLLGTVWGIYHALIKISASGNASMEAVAGPVGEALIMTAFGLFTAIPAVLAYNAFNRANRVTYAKFDEFAHDLHDFFATGSRVESIENK, from the coding sequence ATGTTCCTTCAAGACACCTCCGCACCGGCCGCTGGCGGCACCACCAATGCCGAAGCCATGAAGCAGATGGGCTTTGACCATCTGATCCACAACTTCGACGCGCTTGGCTGGATCGTGTTCGTCACGCTGGTCATCATGTCCTTCTCGTCCTGGTACTTCATCATCGCCAATGCCATCCGCAACGCGATGGTGCGTCGGCGTGCCGACAAGGTGATCCAGGGCTTCTGGAGTGCCTCCTCGACCCAGGAGGCGATCCGCGAACTCGAGGCCCAGCCCAAGGGCGAGCCGTTCTCCAAGATCGCACTGGATGCCGCCTCGGCTGCAGCTCATCATCAGCAGGCATCACAGGGCGGCGGTCGTCTGGCCGAATCGCTCAGCCGCTCGGAGTTCATTGACCGCGCATTGCGCCAGGCCGTGGCCCGGGAAAGCCTGCGCCTGGAAGGCGGCCTGACCCTGCTCGCCACGGTTGGTTCCTCGGCACCGTTCATCGGTCTGCTCGGTACCGTGTGGGGCATCTATCACGCGCTGATCAAGATCTCCGCCTCCGGCAATGCGTCGATGGAAGCGGTGGCCGGCCCGGTCGGCGAGGCGCTGATCATGACCGCGTTCGGTCTGTTCACCGCCATTCCCGCGGTGCTGGCCTACAACGCCTTCAACCGCGCCAACCGCGTGACCTACGCCAAGTTCGACGAATTCGCGCACGACCTGCACGACTTCTTTGCCACCGGCTCTCGCGTCGAGAGCATCGAAAAC